The Desulfohalovibrio reitneri genome contains a region encoding:
- a CDS encoding sensor histidine kinase — MINRLKPDFWDAERKSHFQSLFNYRRIWLLSIILLAGVSLVPLAVMAVADYQITSKAIHSENLLRTLRVTSNTRRTVSFFLEERLAALRFALQETPYPALASSERLRELLGDLKYGFGGFQDIGLIAEDGEQLAYAGPFDLEGRDYSDQEWFIQAMKQGESVSDVFLGFRNAPHISISIRGRNTEGRHFLLRATLDIQRFVSILSSLKLSGPASEAFLINRRGVLQTPSSRYGDILQPTNLPVPPYSAETRSMQMRGHEGEPLIVGYAYIENSPFILMLVKRKAEVMKGWSDMRRDLMWFFAASCGGILVVIVWMSTFMVGKVYHSEQTRLATMQQMENTSRLASVGRLAAGVAHEINNPLAVINEKAGLMEDLLEFDRSPGREDRLKGLVGAIISSVSRCGQITRQLLSFARHFELKTEPVRVEEVVQEVLSFLRKEAEYRNIDINLRPVDGVRPIVSDRGKLQQIFLNIINNAFQAMNDGGRLDITVSPMENGWVEVDISDTGIGMDEDDLEKIFEPFFSTKRDSGGTGLGLSITYGLVRKLRGEISVKSEKGEGTTFYVRLPPERDRDENTAG, encoded by the coding sequence ATGATCAATCGGCTCAAGCCGGACTTCTGGGACGCGGAACGCAAGTCCCACTTCCAGAGCCTGTTCAACTACCGCCGCATCTGGCTGCTCTCCATCATCCTGCTGGCCGGAGTCTCCCTGGTGCCCCTGGCGGTCATGGCCGTGGCCGACTACCAGATCACTTCCAAGGCCATTCACTCGGAAAACCTTCTGCGCACCCTGCGGGTCACATCCAACACCCGCCGCACGGTCAGCTTCTTCCTGGAGGAACGGCTGGCCGCCCTGCGTTTCGCCCTGCAGGAAACCCCCTACCCGGCCCTGGCCAGTTCCGAACGCTTGCGCGAACTGCTGGGCGACCTCAAGTACGGCTTCGGCGGGTTTCAGGACATCGGCCTCATCGCCGAGGACGGCGAGCAGCTGGCCTACGCCGGCCCCTTCGACCTGGAGGGACGCGACTATTCCGACCAGGAATGGTTCATCCAGGCCATGAAGCAGGGAGAGAGCGTTTCCGACGTCTTCCTGGGCTTCCGCAACGCCCCACATATTTCCATCTCCATCCGGGGCCGCAACACCGAGGGGCGCCACTTCCTTTTGCGGGCCACCCTGGACATCCAGCGCTTCGTCTCCATCCTCTCCTCCCTCAAGCTCAGCGGCCCGGCCAGCGAGGCCTTCCTCATCAACCGCCGGGGGGTACTGCAGACGCCCAGTTCCCGCTACGGGGACATCCTGCAGCCCACCAACCTGCCCGTGCCCCCCTACTCAGCTGAGACCCGCTCCATGCAGATGCGCGGGCACGAGGGCGAGCCCCTCATCGTGGGCTACGCCTACATCGAAAATTCCCCGTTCATCCTCATGCTGGTCAAGCGCAAGGCCGAAGTCATGAAGGGCTGGTCCGACATGCGCCGCGACCTGATGTGGTTCTTCGCCGCGAGCTGCGGCGGCATCCTGGTGGTCATTGTCTGGATGTCCACCTTCATGGTGGGCAAGGTCTACCACTCGGAGCAAACCCGGCTGGCCACCATGCAGCAGATGGAGAACACCTCCCGGCTGGCCTCGGTGGGGCGCCTGGCCGCTGGCGTGGCCCACGAAATCAACAACCCCCTGGCCGTGATCAACGAAAAGGCCGGTCTCATGGAGGACCTGCTGGAGTTCGACCGCAGCCCCGGCAGGGAGGACCGGCTCAAGGGGCTTGTGGGGGCCATCATCTCCTCGGTCTCGCGCTGCGGGCAGATCACCCGCCAGCTCCTCAGCTTCGCCCGCCACTTCGAGCTCAAGACCGAGCCGGTACGCGTGGAAGAGGTGGTGCAGGAAGTGCTCAGTTTTCTGCGCAAGGAGGCGGAATACAGGAATATCGACATCAACTTGCGGCCCGTCGACGGCGTGCGGCCCATCGTCTCCGACCGGGGCAAGCTGCAGCAGATATTCCTCAACATCATCAACAACGCCTTCCAGGCAATGAACGACGGCGGCAGGCTGGACATTACCGTCAGCCCCATGGAAAACGGCTGGGTCGAGGTCGACATATCCGACACCGGCATCGGCATGGACGAGGACGACCTGGAGAAGATCTTCGAACCCTTCTTCTCCACCAAGCGCGACTCGGGCGGAACCGGACTAGGCCTGTCCATCACCTACGGCCTGGTTCGCAAGCTGCGGGGCGAAATCAGCGTCAAAAGCGAAAAAGGCGAAGGCACGACCTTCTATGTCCGCCTGCCGCCGGAAAGGGATAGGGATGAAAATACTGCTGGTTGA
- a CDS encoding response regulator, whose product MKQCRVLLVDDEIEFVTTLAERLELRGFKPLVVHDGESALRALADADSDPPFQAVLLDLRMPGMEGTEVLRRMDPGMRARVVVLTGHGSEKERRECMDLGAADYLGKPAELPELDAALRRAAGNGENGGGK is encoded by the coding sequence ATGAAACAGTGTAGAGTCCTCCTGGTTGACGATGAAATAGAGTTCGTGACCACCTTGGCCGAACGCCTGGAGCTACGCGGCTTCAAGCCCTTGGTGGTCCACGACGGGGAGTCCGCCCTGCGAGCCCTGGCGGACGCGGACTCCGACCCGCCATTCCAGGCCGTGCTTCTCGACCTGCGCATGCCGGGCATGGAAGGCACCGAGGTGCTCAGGCGCATGGACCCGGGAATGCGCGCGCGCGTGGTGGTCCTCACCGGGCACGGTTCCGAAAAGGAACGCCGCGAGTGCATGGATTTGGGCGCGGCGGACTACCTGGGCAAGCCGGCGGAACTGCCGGAACTGGACGCCGCCCTGCGGCGGGCGGCCGGGAACGGGGAAAACGGGGGAGGGAAATGA
- a CDS encoding sulfite exporter TauE/SafE family protein: MFHFEKARRALLPSLGLLLASPVGALATEGAAQVAGGGKPWWFWPVVLFFFCFVLGIIAVLAGVGGGVLYVPLVSGFFPFHIDFVRGAGLMVALAGALAAGPGLLRRNLASLRLALPVALVASACSIAGAILGLYLSSLDPAIVQVCLGATIVGIAALLLFSKNSAQPVVTKQDAVGLALGMSGTYFDPSLGKEVEWKTHRTLLGIILFIFIGLLAGMFGLGAGWANVPVFNLLMGAPLKVSVATSKFLLSITDTSAAWIYLNRGCVIPLMAVPSIVGLMLGSFVGVRLLSKAKPKLIRYMVICVLFFAGLKALDKGLNIGLLG, translated from the coding sequence ATGTTTCATTTTGAAAAAGCGCGTCGGGCTCTTCTTCCGTCACTGGGGTTGCTGCTGGCCAGTCCGGTCGGCGCCCTGGCAACGGAGGGAGCGGCCCAGGTCGCGGGCGGCGGCAAGCCGTGGTGGTTCTGGCCCGTTGTTCTGTTCTTCTTCTGCTTCGTGCTCGGCATCATCGCGGTGCTGGCCGGAGTCGGCGGCGGCGTGCTCTACGTCCCGCTCGTCAGCGGATTCTTCCCGTTCCACATCGACTTCGTGCGCGGCGCGGGCCTGATGGTGGCCCTGGCCGGAGCGCTGGCGGCCGGACCGGGCCTTCTGCGACGAAACCTGGCGAGCCTGCGGCTCGCGCTACCGGTGGCGCTCGTGGCCTCGGCCTGTTCCATCGCGGGCGCCATACTCGGTCTGTACCTCTCCAGCCTGGACCCGGCAATCGTGCAGGTCTGCCTGGGTGCGACCATCGTGGGCATCGCCGCCCTGCTGCTGTTTTCCAAAAACTCGGCCCAGCCGGTGGTGACGAAGCAGGACGCCGTGGGCTTGGCCCTGGGCATGAGCGGCACCTACTTCGACCCCTCCCTGGGCAAGGAGGTGGAGTGGAAGACGCACCGCACCCTGCTGGGCATCATTCTCTTCATCTTCATCGGCTTGCTGGCGGGCATGTTCGGCCTGGGCGCGGGCTGGGCCAACGTGCCGGTATTCAACCTGCTCATGGGCGCGCCGCTGAAGGTTTCGGTGGCCACAAGCAAGTTCCTGCTGTCCATCACCGACACTTCCGCGGCCTGGATATATCTCAACCGCGGCTGCGTCATTCCGCTGATGGCCGTGCCCTCCATCGTGGGCCTCATGCTCGGCTCGTTCGTGGGCGTGCGGCTGCTGTCCAAGGCCAAGCCCAAGCTGATCCGCTACATGGTCATCTGCGTGCTCTTCTTCGCCGGGCTCAAGGCGTTGGACAAGGGCCTGAACATCGGATTACTCGGTTAA
- a CDS encoding DUF1634 domain-containing protein: protein MSDHKASRPMPEQITYANILFLGAWTGIALLVVTYFIYLTGILEPHSTIRAVIDSWTHGVHHYQQATDAPSGWGWAALLNTGDYLNFIGLALMALLTIVCYLVLLPGFIRQRDWTYTIICVLEVLVLCLAASGLLGSGGH from the coding sequence ATGAGCGACCACAAAGCTTCCCGCCCCATGCCGGAGCAGATCACCTACGCCAACATCCTCTTTTTGGGTGCGTGGACGGGTATCGCCCTGCTCGTGGTGACGTATTTCATCTACCTGACCGGCATTCTGGAGCCGCACTCCACCATCCGCGCGGTCATCGACAGCTGGACGCACGGCGTCCACCACTACCAGCAGGCCACCGACGCCCCCAGCGGCTGGGGCTGGGCCGCCCTGCTCAACACCGGTGATTACCTGAACTTCATTGGCCTGGCCCTGATGGCCTTGCTGACCATCGTGTGCTACCTTGTGCTCCTCCCGGGATTCATCCGGCAGCGCGACTGGACCTACACCATCATCTGCGTGCTCGAGGTGCTGGTGCTGTGTCTGGCCGCCTCGGGTCTCCTGGGCTCGGGTGGCCACTAA
- a CDS encoding response regulator: MTKKVRILLVDDEKEFLDSISERVKLKGFEPILATSGEEALELAREHRIELAVVDLKMPGMDGLVTIQKLKEINPKLHTTLLTAYGDEKVQQATEGLDSEYFEKDDMDSFWSFLKRIPKTLEDSMAAAGIATGGDLDDAAHYSEDYEDEDK; this comes from the coding sequence ATGACCAAGAAAGTCAGGATTCTGCTGGTTGACGACGAGAAGGAGTTCCTGGACTCCATTTCCGAACGGGTCAAGCTCAAGGGATTCGAGCCCATCCTCGCCACCAGCGGCGAGGAGGCCCTGGAACTGGCCAGGGAGCACCGCATCGAACTGGCGGTGGTTGACCTGAAAATGCCGGGCATGGACGGTCTGGTGACCATCCAGAAGCTCAAGGAAATCAACCCGAAGCTGCACACCACCCTGCTGACCGCCTACGGCGACGAGAAGGTCCAGCAGGCCACCGAGGGGCTCGACTCCGAGTACTTCGAGAAAGACGACATGGACAGTTTCTGGTCCTTCCTCAAGCGCATCCCCAAGACGCTGGAGGACTCCATGGCCGCCGCGGGCATAGCCACTGGCGGCGACCTGGACGACGCGGCGCACTACTCCGAGGATTACGAGGACGAGGACAAGTAA
- a CDS encoding AAA family ATPase, translated as MAIITISRDAMSGGGHVAARVAEELGYTVVGPETVAEAAETLSLNCEEVERTMHRAPRGLDRFTTKHEQRMALFRAAFYDLMQRDNIVYHGLAGHLFMAELPNVLKVRLKADMDNRVSEVMQREGVNRGQAQRILQRRDRERERWTRDVYGLDPHDPDLYDIYLNLHHIDVDKASKIIVDATRVSTNGHGPIMRKMLRDLALAARAEARLLHVFRGVEATADDGELFIKVDAPLAGEESVMEQAKGRLRGLEGMTNAYVGVGAPTFTHY; from the coding sequence ATGGCGATCATCACCATTTCCAGGGACGCGATGAGCGGCGGCGGCCATGTGGCCGCCAGGGTGGCCGAGGAGCTTGGGTACACTGTGGTGGGCCCGGAAACGGTGGCCGAGGCCGCCGAGACCCTCTCCCTCAATTGCGAGGAAGTCGAGCGCACCATGCACCGGGCCCCCCGCGGCCTGGACCGTTTCACCACCAAGCATGAGCAGCGCATGGCCCTCTTCCGGGCGGCCTTCTACGATCTCATGCAGCGGGACAACATCGTCTACCACGGGCTGGCTGGGCACCTGTTCATGGCCGAGCTGCCCAACGTGCTCAAGGTCCGGCTCAAGGCGGACATGGACAACCGCGTCAGCGAGGTCATGCAGCGCGAGGGCGTCAACCGTGGACAGGCCCAGCGCATCCTGCAGCGCCGCGACCGCGAGCGCGAACGCTGGACCCGCGACGTGTACGGGCTGGACCCCCACGACCCGGACCTTTACGACATCTACCTCAACCTGCACCACATCGACGTGGACAAGGCCTCCAAGATCATCGTGGACGCCACCCGGGTCTCCACCAACGGCCACGGCCCCATCATGCGCAAGATGCTGCGCGACCTGGCCCTGGCGGCCCGCGCCGAGGCGCGCCTGCTGCACGTTTTCCGGGGCGTGGAGGCCACGGCCGACGACGGCGAACTGTTCATCAAGGTGGACGCGCCCCTGGCGGGCGAGGAATCGGTCATGGAGCAGGCCAAGGGCCGGCTGCGGGGCCTGGAGGGCATGACCAACGCCTACGTCGGCGTGGGCGCTCCAACCTTCACCCACTACTAG
- a CDS encoding sigma-54 interaction domain-containing protein: protein MELASAPRPRAGGAGHEVAPRLLGETGPMQELRRMIAKVAALDCTVLIRGETGTGKELVARSIHQASKRSEARFLAINCGSFSQELLSNELFGHEKEAFTGADKVKEGMFEAAKGGTILLDEIGDTPQAMQTQLLRVLQEKSIIRVGGTHEVPVDVRVLAATNKTLRDEVASGKFREDLYYRLNAFILRIPPLRERQEDIPLLGRYFLDKYLREFDKKARGVSHGVWELLESYPFPGNVRELENIMERAVILCDGEEILPEHLPRRVREGRSGPEKEAPAPEEGDSLPTLAELEDEHIRRVMSHTDGNKMDAAKILGISRTSLWRKLKRMGEV from the coding sequence CTGGAGCTGGCCTCGGCCCCCAGGCCGCGCGCTGGCGGCGCGGGGCACGAGGTTGCGCCCAGGCTGCTGGGCGAGACCGGGCCCATGCAGGAGCTGCGGCGCATGATCGCCAAGGTGGCCGCCCTGGACTGCACAGTGCTCATCCGGGGCGAGACGGGTACGGGCAAGGAGCTTGTGGCCCGCTCCATTCACCAGGCCAGCAAGCGCAGCGAGGCCAGGTTCCTGGCCATCAACTGCGGGTCGTTCTCCCAGGAGCTGCTTTCCAACGAGCTGTTCGGGCACGAGAAGGAAGCCTTCACCGGCGCGGACAAGGTCAAGGAAGGCATGTTCGAGGCGGCCAAGGGCGGCACAATCCTGCTGGACGAGATCGGCGACACCCCGCAGGCCATGCAGACCCAGCTTTTGCGGGTATTGCAGGAGAAGAGCATCATCCGCGTGGGTGGCACCCACGAGGTGCCGGTGGATGTAAGGGTGCTGGCGGCCACCAACAAGACGCTGCGAGACGAGGTGGCCTCGGGCAAGTTCCGCGAGGACCTGTACTACCGTCTGAACGCCTTTATCCTGCGCATTCCCCCCCTGCGCGAGCGGCAGGAGGACATCCCCCTGCTGGGGCGGTATTTCCTGGACAAGTACCTGCGCGAATTCGACAAGAAGGCGCGTGGCGTGTCGCACGGCGTATGGGAACTTCTGGAAAGCTACCCCTTCCCGGGCAACGTGCGGGAGCTGGAGAACATCATGGAGCGGGCGGTCATCCTCTGCGACGGCGAGGAGATCCTGCCAGAGCACCTGCCCCGCCGCGTACGAGAAGGACGGTCCGGACCGGAGAAGGAGGCCCCGGCACCGGAGGAGGGCGACTCCCTGCCCACGCTGGCGGAACTCGAGGACGAGCACATCCGCCGGGTGATGTCCCATACCGACGGCAATAAGATGGATGCGGCGAAAATATTGGGCATCAGCCGCACGTCCCTGTGGCGCAAACTGAAGCGCATGGGCGAAGTGTAG
- a CDS encoding response regulator: MAERAADTSREGRFQVLVVDDEPEFRETLAERIRLRGMEPLPAPDGATALELARSHPVSLAIVDYQMPDMDGLVVITKLREIDPGIRTVLLTGRGDEKARQASDALESKYFEKDDMQDFWRFLKRFGEGGGWSFSPRPRARAGIRSVWSWPRPPGRALAARGTRLRPGCWARPGPCRSCGA; this comes from the coding sequence ATGGCGGAACGTGCAGCAGATACTTCGAGAGAGGGCCGGTTCCAGGTTCTTGTGGTGGACGACGAACCCGAGTTTCGGGAGACGTTGGCCGAGCGCATCCGGTTGCGGGGCATGGAGCCCTTGCCCGCGCCGGACGGCGCCACCGCCCTTGAGCTGGCCCGGAGCCATCCTGTTTCCCTGGCCATTGTGGATTACCAGATGCCGGACATGGACGGTCTGGTGGTCATCACCAAGCTGCGGGAGATCGATCCTGGCATCCGCACGGTTCTTCTGACCGGCCGGGGCGACGAGAAGGCCCGCCAGGCGAGCGACGCATTGGAGTCCAAGTATTTCGAGAAGGACGACATGCAGGACTTCTGGCGGTTTTTGAAGCGCTTCGGCGAGGGCGGGGGATGGTCTTTTTCGCCCCGTCCGAGGGCGAGGGCTGGAATCCGGAGCGTCTGGAGCTGGCCTCGGCCCCCAGGCCGCGCGCTGGCGGCGCGGGGCACGAGGTTGCGCCCAGGCTGCTGGGCGAGACCGGGCCCATGCAGGAGCTGCGGCGCATGA
- the uvrA gene encoding excinuclease ABC subunit UvrA, whose product MAHEYIHIEGAKQHNLKDLTLDIPREKLVVVCGPSGSGKSTLAFDIIYAEGQRRYVESLSAYARQFLPQLDKPAVEKIEGLSPAISLEQQAGSRNPRSTVGTVTEVHDFLRVFFARLGKFHCPQCSRPIRSQTVDEIVETITGMAEGTKFLLLAPLAENKKGTFKDLFAKLRKEGFVRVRVDGEVKLLDEVGELEKNRKHTIELVVDRLVVKEGMRSRLAGSVELALRWGDQRLVVAELGGGERLLSTLSVCPECNISLPNLSPQLFSFNSPQGACPVCSGIGSVEYFEPALIAPNRGLSIRGGGVLPWKNRKVLARFEPRLKELGKKYGFTLDTPLGELSEAAWDALFFGDEDVDWEGVTDALEAGMAFGHVWRDELSRYRQARPCPACHGARLKPESLAVRVEGVNIHEFATMPIVRALGWLEGLSFPQEEEIIAEPLLKELTHRLGFLVNVGLDYISLSREMSTLSGGEAQRIRLAGQLGSGLVGVTYVLDEPSIGLHPRDNERLLRTLRSLQGRGNTVLVVEHDEDTIRAADHVVELGPGSGMLGGEVVYQGGVDGLLNGADSLTGKYLRGELAVEPPETRREPTGHLGLRRVTTNNLQNVDMDLPLGCLTVVTGPSGSGKSSLVVDSMYKHIALKMGVKVDNPGQIGGFENLERVEKVISIDQTPIGRTPRSNPATYTKVFDEIRKIFASTKEAKAKGFLPGRFSFNVSGGRCEHCKGDGQIRVEMHFLPDVYVRCPVCKGRRYNADTLEVTYKGKNIADVLDMTVRQAKAFFENYPALLRRLEVLEEVGLEYIHLGQPATTLSGGEAQRIKISRELGKRSLPGALYVLDEPTTGLHMHEVGKLIHVLGKLVDKGATVVVIEHNLDVVRAADHVVDLGPGGGESGGRIVSQGTPEEIAGDGDSVTGAFLRPPVASGA is encoded by the coding sequence ATGGCGCATGAGTATATTCACATCGAGGGGGCCAAGCAGCACAACCTCAAGGACCTGACCCTGGACATTCCCAGGGAGAAGCTGGTGGTGGTCTGCGGTCCCAGCGGGTCGGGCAAGTCCACCCTGGCTTTCGACATCATCTACGCCGAGGGGCAGCGGCGGTATGTGGAGTCGTTGTCCGCGTACGCGCGCCAGTTTTTGCCGCAGCTGGACAAGCCCGCTGTGGAGAAGATCGAGGGCTTGTCCCCGGCCATTTCCCTGGAGCAGCAGGCGGGCAGCCGCAACCCGCGTTCCACGGTGGGTACGGTGACGGAGGTGCACGACTTTTTGCGGGTGTTCTTCGCCCGGCTGGGAAAGTTTCATTGCCCGCAGTGCTCAAGGCCCATCCGGTCGCAGACCGTGGACGAGATCGTGGAGACCATCACGGGCATGGCGGAGGGGACGAAGTTCCTGCTGCTGGCCCCGCTGGCGGAGAACAAGAAGGGCACCTTCAAGGACCTGTTCGCCAAGCTGCGCAAGGAGGGGTTCGTGCGCGTGCGGGTGGACGGGGAGGTGAAGCTGCTGGACGAGGTGGGCGAGCTTGAGAAGAACCGCAAGCACACCATCGAGCTTGTGGTGGACCGGCTGGTGGTCAAGGAGGGCATGCGGTCGCGGCTGGCGGGGTCGGTGGAGCTGGCCCTGCGCTGGGGCGACCAGCGGCTGGTGGTGGCCGAGTTGGGCGGCGGGGAGCGGCTGCTGTCCACCCTGTCGGTGTGCCCGGAGTGCAACATTTCCCTGCCCAATCTCAGCCCGCAGCTGTTTTCCTTCAACAGCCCGCAGGGGGCGTGCCCGGTGTGCTCGGGCATCGGCTCGGTGGAGTATTTCGAGCCCGCCCTCATCGCGCCCAACCGGGGGCTGTCCATCCGGGGCGGCGGGGTGTTGCCGTGGAAGAACCGCAAGGTGCTGGCGCGGTTCGAGCCGCGGTTGAAAGAGCTTGGCAAGAAGTACGGCTTCACCCTGGACACCCCGCTGGGGGAGCTGTCAGAGGCAGCCTGGGACGCCCTGTTCTTCGGCGATGAGGACGTGGACTGGGAGGGCGTGACCGACGCGTTGGAGGCGGGCATGGCCTTCGGCCACGTGTGGCGGGACGAGCTGTCGCGCTACCGCCAGGCGCGGCCCTGCCCGGCCTGCCACGGGGCGCGGCTGAAGCCGGAGTCCCTGGCCGTGCGGGTGGAGGGGGTGAACATCCACGAGTTCGCCACCATGCCCATCGTGCGGGCGCTGGGGTGGCTGGAGGGGCTGTCCTTCCCCCAGGAGGAGGAGATCATCGCCGAGCCGCTGCTCAAGGAGTTGACCCACCGGCTGGGCTTTCTGGTGAACGTGGGGCTGGACTACATCTCCCTGTCGCGGGAGATGTCCACACTGTCCGGCGGCGAGGCGCAGCGCATACGGCTGGCGGGGCAGCTTGGCTCCGGGCTGGTGGGCGTGACCTACGTGCTGGACGAGCCTTCCATCGGCCTGCACCCGCGCGACAACGAGCGGCTGCTGCGCACCCTGCGCAGTTTGCAGGGCCGGGGCAACACCGTGCTGGTGGTGGAGCACGACGAGGACACCATCCGCGCGGCGGACCACGTGGTGGAGCTTGGCCCCGGCTCGGGCATGCTGGGCGGCGAGGTGGTCTACCAGGGCGGCGTGGACGGCTTGCTGAACGGCGCGGACTCCCTGACCGGCAAGTACCTGCGCGGAGAGCTGGCGGTGGAGCCGCCCGAGACGCGGCGCGAGCCAACGGGACACCTGGGCCTGCGGCGGGTGACCACTAACAACCTGCAAAACGTGGACATGGACCTGCCCCTGGGCTGCCTGACAGTGGTCACCGGGCCATCCGGCTCGGGCAAGTCGTCGCTGGTGGTGGACTCCATGTACAAGCACATCGCCCTGAAGATGGGCGTGAAGGTGGACAACCCCGGGCAGATCGGCGGCTTCGAGAACCTGGAGCGGGTGGAGAAGGTCATCTCCATCGACCAGACCCCCATCGGCCGCACGCCGCGCTCCAACCCGGCCACCTACACCAAGGTCTTCGACGAGATCCGCAAGATATTCGCCTCCACCAAGGAGGCCAAGGCCAAGGGATTCCTGCCGGGCCGCTTCTCCTTCAACGTGTCCGGCGGCCGCTGCGAGCACTGCAAGGGCGACGGCCAGATACGGGTGGAGATGCATTTCCTGCCGGACGTGTACGTGCGCTGCCCGGTGTGCAAGGGCCGCCGCTACAACGCCGACACCTTGGAAGTGACCTACAAGGGCAAGAACATCGCCGACGTGCTGGACATGACCGTGCGCCAGGCCAAGGCCTTCTTCGAGAACTACCCGGCCCTTCTGCGGCGGCTGGAGGTGCTGGAGGAGGTGGGGCTGGAGTACATCCACCTGGGCCAGCCCGCCACCACGCTGTCCGGCGGCGAGGCGCAGCGCATCAAGATATCGCGGGAGCTGGGCAAGCGCAGCCTGCCCGGCGCGCTGTACGTGCTGGACGAGCCCACCACCGGGCTGCACATGCACGAGGTGGGCAAGCTCATCCACGTGCTGGGCAAGCTGGTGGACAAGGGGGCAACGGTGGTGGTCATCGAGCACAACCTGGACGTGGTGCGGGCCGCGGACCACGTGGTGGACCTGGGCCCGGGCGGCGGCGAGTCCGGCGGCCGCATCGTCTCCCAAGGCACCCCGGAGGAAATCGCCGGGGACGGGGACTCTGTCACCGGGGCGTTTCTGCGTCCTCCTGTCGCGAGCGGCGCCTGA